Proteins from one Candidatus Margulisiibacteriota bacterium genomic window:
- a CDS encoding radical SAM protein, translating into MCYAIPGKVTAIDGKKVTVDYFGEKKTAINEIVSLKVGDYIYAQGGYVIQTVPEKEAIETLETWKELFFELRETDVKLSRKPSELGVDQSFSLIIDKASEGRELSRDELLRLLKSENPAELELLYKTANFLRQKYLSNSCCVHGIIEFSNYCRNDCVYCGIRQSNADLKRYRMTEEEILAAAAEAIDQHGFKALVLQSGEDPEFPVERVAKLVKAIKARHAVLIFVSVGEVGKPGLKLLWEAGARGILMRFETSDPKLYAKLHCGDKLEERLAELREAYRLGFLVIAGGLIGLPGQTAESLLNDIRLTKELNAEMYTFGPVLPDGPPTDLVLKVLAVSRIVDPVNAKIVVTTGFETLDPEARRKGLLAGANSVMLNVTPFKYRKLYDIYPNRAHVTETIGEQIKATLELLYSLGRAPTDLGL; encoded by the coding sequence ATGTGTTACGCTATCCCCGGCAAGGTTACGGCCATCGACGGCAAGAAAGTCACAGTCGATTATTTTGGCGAGAAGAAAACCGCCATCAATGAGATTGTCAGCCTGAAGGTCGGCGATTATATCTACGCTCAGGGCGGCTACGTCATCCAGACGGTCCCCGAAAAAGAGGCGATCGAGACCCTGGAAACGTGGAAAGAGCTCTTCTTTGAGCTCCGGGAGACCGACGTCAAACTTTCGCGCAAGCCGTCCGAGCTCGGCGTCGACCAAAGCTTTTCCCTGATCATCGATAAGGCGTCGGAAGGACGCGAACTGAGCCGCGACGAGCTGTTACGCTTATTAAAGAGCGAAAACCCGGCCGAGCTCGAACTCCTTTATAAAACCGCCAACTTTCTCCGCCAGAAATACCTGTCCAACTCCTGCTGCGTCCACGGGATCATCGAGTTTTCCAATTACTGCCGGAACGACTGCGTTTATTGCGGGATCAGGCAAAGCAACGCCGACTTAAAGCGCTACCGGATGACGGAAGAGGAGATACTGGCGGCGGCGGCCGAAGCGATCGACCAACACGGCTTCAAGGCGTTGGTCCTGCAATCAGGCGAAGACCCGGAATTTCCGGTCGAACGGGTCGCCAAATTGGTCAAAGCGATCAAAGCCCGTCATGCCGTCTTGATCTTTGTCTCGGTCGGGGAGGTCGGTAAGCCGGGCCTAAAGCTGCTTTGGGAAGCGGGGGCGCGGGGAATATTGATGCGTTTTGAGACGAGCGATCCCAAGCTATACGCTAAACTGCATTGCGGCGATAAACTGGAAGAGCGGCTGGCAGAACTGCGCGAAGCCTATCGCCTCGGGTTCCTGGTGATCGCCGGCGGGCTGATCGGTTTGCCCGGCCAAACGGCCGAAAGCCTGCTGAACGATATCCGCCTGACCAAGGAATTGAACGCCGAAATGTACACGTTCGGCCCGGTCCTGCCGGACGGCCCGCCGACCGACCTGGTCCTGAAAGTTTTGGCCGTCAGCCGGATCGTCGACCCGGTCAACGCCAAGATCGTCGTAACGACCGGTTTTGAAACGCTCGACCCGGAGGCGAGGAGGAAAGGGCTGCTGGCCGGCGCGAATTCGGTGATGCTCAACGTCACCCCTTTTAAGTACCGCAAGCTCTACGACATCTACCCGAACCGGGCGCATGTCACGGAAACGATCGGGGAACAGATCAAGGCCACGCTGGAACTGCTTTATTCCCTGGGCCGCGCCCCGACCGACCTCGGCCTTTAA
- a CDS encoding redox-sensing transcriptional repressor Rex produces the protein MKIPEKTISRLSLYYRNLHFLSQQGTYAISSKSLASMVGLKADQVRKDLSYFGSFGKTGFGYNVSELKNALARILGLEQGRKVAIVGMGNLGLALVGYKGFEVLGFKILAVFDNSSNKIGKKYRGRPCYNISEFKQIAAREGIEMVILTVPAEVVHEVTGTIVAAGVKAILNFTPVHLNVPRAVHVTNVDLATELKSLSYFVFGQKSAARNP, from the coding sequence ATGAAAATACCGGAAAAAACCATCTCGCGCCTCTCGCTTTACTACCGCAACCTGCACTTTTTGTCGCAGCAGGGGACCTACGCGATCTCGTCCAAATCGCTGGCTTCGATGGTCGGCCTGAAAGCCGACCAGGTCAGAAAGGACCTTTCTTACTTCGGTTCGTTCGGCAAGACCGGGTTCGGCTATAACGTTTCGGAGCTGAAGAACGCGCTGGCCAGGATCCTCGGCTTGGAGCAGGGGAGGAAAGTGGCGATCGTCGGCATGGGGAACCTGGGCCTGGCACTGGTCGGCTATAAAGGCTTTGAGGTCCTGGGCTTTAAGATCCTGGCGGTATTTGATAATTCTTCAAATAAGATAGGGAAAAAGTACAGGGGACGCCCTTGCTATAATATCAGCGAATTCAAGCAAATTGCCGCTCGGGAGGGGATCGAGATGGTGATCCTGACCGTGCCGGCCGAAGTGGTCCATGAAGTGACCGGCACGATCGTCGCCGCCGGGGTCAAGGCGATCCTCAATTTTACGCCAGTCCACCTGAACGTTCCCCGGGCCGTGCACGTGACCAACGTTGACCTGGCCACGGAGCTGAAAAGCCTGTCCTACTTCGTTTTCGGCCAAAAAAGCGCCGCCCGCAACCCTTGA